The following are from one region of the Vanessa cardui chromosome 3, ilVanCard2.1, whole genome shotgun sequence genome:
- the LOC124543372 gene encoding uncharacterized protein LOC124543372 isoform X2 → MPTCSLEQTEAVRRYYAAFPALKKGQESPLQYYLPPPAWCRKNTPDTKVKMQSELSMSKDWNSKNKKFCPGKERRNSYHGQKKNNRRRYNSYTRSFESKENLPEWMTHEGVWDMETQDPVKEFIRAIALDEGYGTCENTVTDDIKDITQVKFRFKENMVPDWDDSLDLDAEWVITDDLNPRARSPMEEELYAKFEAKFDRSIEALWSKDQNTPDDEYQDLPIDFQDLLSSPSDHLFADPSAEKCSMISLTESIWSNDVADVPSGERADRADSPTLIAEGLHDRFRPLNIDDREPPCPREIESFSLYDGDELYDALSTVAKTMRSFTAINHSRDRSGFVEVPPRRRRDEPPVAPPPRAPLITRTPVEREDLLTSARTHFRPIRREAEAEPTRYADGDTFDIRGDLDPVEFRRSESGGVYLGGSLERYLEYRVARSIDYGRLNLTAAQRCPDLDDPGFRLRFPVRQIDAGVQTERRADAAWECDECGGSAKKMRPSAIRSIWSESHACECGGAVGGPGGGPGERAAAPPPDELSREWEELLEDISAAHRLYASEAGDACDDAGVGADRKRRHSAALRCAAAPCSHPHARFLHCCATALDRPLTR, encoded by the coding sequence ATGCCCACGTGTTCTTTGGAACAAACAGAGGCTGTGCGTCGATATTACGCTGCATTCCCGGCTCTAAAGAAAGGACAAGAGTCGCCATTGCAGTATTATTTGCCGCCACCGGCCTGGTGTCGTAAAAATACGCCCGATACGAAGGTCAAGATGCAAAGTGAACTCTCAATGTCTAAAGATTggaattccaaaaataaaaaattttgtcCCGGCAAAGAACGTCGAAACTCGTACCACGgtcaaaaaaagaataacagaAGACGTTATAATAGTTACACTAGATCATTTGAGAGTAAAGAAAATCTCCCTGAGTGGATGACGCACGAAGGCGTTTGGGATATGGAAACTCAAGATCCCGTTAAGGAGTTCATTAGGGCAATAGCATTGGATGAAGGTTATGGTACTTGTGAGAACACGGTGACTGACGATATTAAAGATATAACCCAAGTAAAGTTCAGATTTAAAGAAAACATGGTGCCCGACTGGGATGACAGCCTCGACCTCGATGCTGAGTGGGTCATCACAGATGATTTAAACCCGCGGGCGAGGTCTCCAATGGAGGAAGAGCTATACGCGAAATTCGAAGCGAAGTTCGATAGAAGCATCGAGGCGCTCTGGTCGAAAGATCAGAATACTCCAGATGACGAGTATCAGGACCTGCCGATCGATTTTCAAGATTTACTCTCGTCACCCTCCGATCATCTCTTCGCCGATCCGTCCGCCGAGAAGTGCAGCATGATCTCGCTTACCGAGAGCATTTGGTCTAACGACGTCGCTGACGTTCCGAGTGGCGAGCGAGCCGACCGTGCCGACTCGCCCACCCTCATCGCCGAGGGTCTTCACGACCGCTTCCGCCCGCTCAACATCGACGATAGGGAGCCGCCTTGCCCGCGCGAGATTGAGTCTTTCTCGCTTTACGATGGCGACGAGCTGTACGATGCGCTCTCCACCGTCGCTAAGACGATGCGCTCCTTCACCGCCATCAATCACAGCCGTGACCGTAGCGGCTTCGTCGAAGTGCCGCCACGGCGCCGTAGAGACGAGCCGCCGGTCGCGCCGCCCCCCCGTGCGCCGCTCATCACGCGCACGCCCGTCGAGCGCGAAGATCTACTCACATCTGCGCGTACACATTTCCGCCCCATCCGTCGAGAGGCCGAGGCCGAGCCGACGCGCTACGCCGACGGCGACACTTTTGACATCCGCGGCGACCTCGACCCCGTCGAGTTCCGACGCAGCGAGTCTGGTGGTGTCTACCTCGGTGGGTCGCTCGAGCGGTATCTCGAGTACCGCGTTGCGCGGAGCATCGACTACGGCCGTCTCAACCTGACCGCCGCGCAGCGTTGCCCGGATCTAGACGATCCTGGCTTTCGGCTGCGTTTCCCGGTGCGCCAGATCGACGCCGGCGTTCAAACGGAGCGCCGCGCGGACGCCGCCTGGGAGTGCGACGAGTGCGGCGGCTCCGCCAAGAAAATGCGGCCGAGTGCAATCCGCAGCATCTGGAGCGAGTCGCACGCGTGCGAGTGCGGCGGCGCGGTGGGCGGGCCGGGCGGCGGGCCCGGCgagcgcgccgccgcgccgccgcccgacGAGCTGTCTCGCGAGTGGGAGGAGCTGCTGGAGGACATCAGCGCGGCGCACCGGCTGTACGCGAGCGAGGCGGGCGACGCGTGCGACGACGCGGGCGTGGGCGCGGACCGCAAGCGGCGCCACAGCGCGGCGCTGCGCTGCGCCGCGGCGCCGTGCTCGCACCCGCACGCGCGCTTCCTGCACTGCTGCGCGACGGCGCTCGACCGCCCGCTCACGCGCTGA
- the LOC124543372 gene encoding uncharacterized protein LOC124543372 isoform X1: MQCPIVQERDRNRGNVKMKTINTFKNSYKKESNLDNIVDQLCTRLQDIKDQESASLIGMPTCSLEQTEAVRRYYAAFPALKKGQESPLQYYLPPPAWCRKNTPDTKVKMQSELSMSKDWNSKNKKFCPGKERRNSYHGQKKNNRRRYNSYTRSFESKENLPEWMTHEGVWDMETQDPVKEFIRAIALDEGYGTCENTVTDDIKDITQVKFRFKENMVPDWDDSLDLDAEWVITDDLNPRARSPMEEELYAKFEAKFDRSIEALWSKDQNTPDDEYQDLPIDFQDLLSSPSDHLFADPSAEKCSMISLTESIWSNDVADVPSGERADRADSPTLIAEGLHDRFRPLNIDDREPPCPREIESFSLYDGDELYDALSTVAKTMRSFTAINHSRDRSGFVEVPPRRRRDEPPVAPPPRAPLITRTPVEREDLLTSARTHFRPIRREAEAEPTRYADGDTFDIRGDLDPVEFRRSESGGVYLGGSLERYLEYRVARSIDYGRLNLTAAQRCPDLDDPGFRLRFPVRQIDAGVQTERRADAAWECDECGGSAKKMRPSAIRSIWSESHACECGGAVGGPGGGPGERAAAPPPDELSREWEELLEDISAAHRLYASEAGDACDDAGVGADRKRRHSAALRCAAAPCSHPHARFLHCCATALDRPLTR; the protein is encoded by the exons ATGCAGTGCCCAATTGTTCAGGAAAGGGACCGTAACCGGGGAAATGTTAAAATGAAGACTATTAACACTTTTAAGAATTCTTATAAAAAG GAGTCTAATCTGGACAACATTGTTGATCAGCTGTGCACAAGACTTCAAGATATTAAAGATCAAGAAAGCGCGTCGCTAATAGGCATGCCCACGTGTTCTTTGGAACAAACAGAGGCTGTGCGTCGATATTACGCTGCATTCCCGGCTCTAAAGAAAGGACAAGAGTCGCCATTGCAGTATTATTTGCCGCCACCGGCCTGGTGTCGTAAAAATACGCCCGATACGAAGGTCAAGATGCAAAGTGAACTCTCAATGTCTAAAGATTggaattccaaaaataaaaaattttgtcCCGGCAAAGAACGTCGAAACTCGTACCACGgtcaaaaaaagaataacagaAGACGTTATAATAGTTACACTAGATCATTTGAGAGTAAAGAAAATCTCCCTGAGTGGATGACGCACGAAGGCGTTTGGGATATGGAAACTCAAGATCCCGTTAAGGAGTTCATTAGGGCAATAGCATTGGATGAAGGTTATGGTACTTGTGAGAACACGGTGACTGACGATATTAAAGATATAACCCAAGTAAAGTTCAGATTTAAAGAAAACATGGTGCCCGACTGGGATGACAGCCTCGACCTCGATGCTGAGTGGGTCATCACAGATGATTTAAACCCGCGGGCGAGGTCTCCAATGGAGGAAGAGCTATACGCGAAATTCGAAGCGAAGTTCGATAGAAGCATCGAGGCGCTCTGGTCGAAAGATCAGAATACTCCAGATGACGAGTATCAGGACCTGCCGATCGATTTTCAAGATTTACTCTCGTCACCCTCCGATCATCTCTTCGCCGATCCGTCCGCCGAGAAGTGCAGCATGATCTCGCTTACCGAGAGCATTTGGTCTAACGACGTCGCTGACGTTCCGAGTGGCGAGCGAGCCGACCGTGCCGACTCGCCCACCCTCATCGCCGAGGGTCTTCACGACCGCTTCCGCCCGCTCAACATCGACGATAGGGAGCCGCCTTGCCCGCGCGAGATTGAGTCTTTCTCGCTTTACGATGGCGACGAGCTGTACGATGCGCTCTCCACCGTCGCTAAGACGATGCGCTCCTTCACCGCCATCAATCACAGCCGTGACCGTAGCGGCTTCGTCGAAGTGCCGCCACGGCGCCGTAGAGACGAGCCGCCGGTCGCGCCGCCCCCCCGTGCGCCGCTCATCACGCGCACGCCCGTCGAGCGCGAAGATCTACTCACATCTGCGCGTACACATTTCCGCCCCATCCGTCGAGAGGCCGAGGCCGAGCCGACGCGCTACGCCGACGGCGACACTTTTGACATCCGCGGCGACCTCGACCCCGTCGAGTTCCGACGCAGCGAGTCTGGTGGTGTCTACCTCGGTGGGTCGCTCGAGCGGTATCTCGAGTACCGCGTTGCGCGGAGCATCGACTACGGCCGTCTCAACCTGACCGCCGCGCAGCGTTGCCCGGATCTAGACGATCCTGGCTTTCGGCTGCGTTTCCCGGTGCGCCAGATCGACGCCGGCGTTCAAACGGAGCGCCGCGCGGACGCCGCCTGGGAGTGCGACGAGTGCGGCGGCTCCGCCAAGAAAATGCGGCCGAGTGCAATCCGCAGCATCTGGAGCGAGTCGCACGCGTGCGAGTGCGGCGGCGCGGTGGGCGGGCCGGGCGGCGGGCCCGGCgagcgcgccgccgcgccgccgcccgacGAGCTGTCTCGCGAGTGGGAGGAGCTGCTGGAGGACATCAGCGCGGCGCACCGGCTGTACGCGAGCGAGGCGGGCGACGCGTGCGACGACGCGGGCGTGGGCGCGGACCGCAAGCGGCGCCACAGCGCGGCGCTGCGCTGCGCCGCGGCGCCGTGCTCGCACCCGCACGCGCGCTTCCTGCACTGCTGCGCGACGGCGCTCGACCGCCCGCTCACGCGCTGA